The following coding sequences are from one Burkholderia stabilis window:
- a CDS encoding malonic semialdehyde reductase: protein MTTLSDSALDQLFLTARTHNAWQDKPVDDALLHRLIDLTKFGPTSANSSPARFVFVKSPEAKARLKPALSEGNLAKTMAAPVTVIVGMDFAFHEHLPRLFPHADARSWFAGNDALIETTAFRNASLQGAYLILAARALGLDAGPMSGFDNAKVDAAFFAGTAIRSNFLVNLGYGDPAGLFPRSPRFDFDDIARIE, encoded by the coding sequence ATGACGACGCTCTCCGATTCCGCCCTCGATCAACTGTTCCTCACCGCGCGCACGCACAACGCATGGCAGGACAAACCCGTCGACGACGCACTGCTGCACCGGCTGATCGACCTGACGAAATTCGGCCCGACCTCGGCGAATTCGAGCCCCGCCCGCTTCGTGTTCGTCAAGTCGCCCGAAGCGAAGGCGCGCCTGAAGCCCGCGCTGTCCGAAGGCAATCTCGCGAAGACGATGGCTGCGCCCGTCACGGTGATCGTCGGCATGGATTTCGCGTTTCACGAGCACCTGCCGCGGCTGTTCCCGCACGCCGACGCGCGCAGCTGGTTCGCCGGCAACGACGCGCTGATCGAGACCACCGCGTTCCGCAACGCGTCGCTGCAAGGCGCCTACCTGATCCTGGCCGCCCGCGCGCTCGGCCTCGACGCGGGCCCGATGTCCGGCTTCGACAACGCGAAGGTCGATGCCGCGTTCTTCGCGGGCACCGCGATCCGGAGCAACTTCCTCGTGAATCTCGGTTACGGCGATCCGGCCGGCCTGTTCCCGCGCAGCCCGCGCTTCGATTTCGACGACATCGCGCGGATCGAGTGA
- a CDS encoding DUF4902 domain-containing protein, producing the protein MTSPLLHPVSGPSADGYVRLSEGALAALAIDHVASGLDASLLAELRDNAIDARLAGYTEWQRTARAGVAYVTVGWDWYLERATGTFVIAGSDVRSNVMIVDATGADIGMFRTAAALAARLASIDWAAAVASALLGRNGTYHAGPTLQ; encoded by the coding sequence ATGACTTCACCTTTGCTGCATCCGGTCTCCGGCCCGTCCGCGGACGGCTACGTACGCCTGTCAGAAGGCGCACTGGCCGCGCTTGCGATCGACCACGTCGCAAGCGGCCTCGATGCATCACTGCTGGCGGAACTGCGCGACAACGCGATCGACGCACGCCTCGCCGGCTATACCGAATGGCAGCGCACGGCCCGCGCCGGCGTCGCTTACGTGACAGTCGGCTGGGACTGGTATCTCGAACGCGCGACAGGCACGTTCGTGATCGCGGGCAGCGACGTCCGCAGCAACGTGATGATCGTCGATGCCACGGGCGCCGACATCGGCATGTTCCGCACGGCCGCCGCGCTCGCCGCGCGGCTCGCCTCCATCGACTGGGCCGCGGCGGTCGCGTCGGCCCTGCTCGGCCGCAACGGCACCTATCATGCCGGTCCCACGCTCCAGTGA
- a CDS encoding autoinducer binding domain-containing protein — protein sequence MELRWQDAYQQFSAAEDEQQLFQRIAAYSKRLGFEYCCYGIRVPLPVSKPSVAIFDTYPDGWMARYQAQNYIEIDSTVRDGALSTNMIVWPDVDRSDPGPLWQDAREFGLSVGVAQSSWAARGAFGLLSIARHADRLTPAEINMLTLQTNWLANLSHSLMSRFMVPKLSPAAGVTLTAREREVLCWTAEGKTACEIGQILSISERTVNFHVNNILEKLGATNKVQAVVKAISAGLIETP from the coding sequence ATGGAACTGCGCTGGCAGGATGCCTATCAACAATTCAGTGCCGCGGAAGACGAGCAACAGCTCTTCCAGCGGATCGCTGCCTATTCCAAACGGCTGGGATTCGAATACTGCTGCTACGGCATTCGCGTGCCGCTGCCCGTGTCGAAGCCGTCGGTCGCGATCTTCGATACCTATCCCGACGGCTGGATGGCGCGTTACCAGGCGCAGAACTACATCGAGATCGATTCGACGGTGCGTGACGGCGCGCTCAGTACCAACATGATCGTCTGGCCGGATGTCGACCGGAGCGATCCAGGCCCGTTGTGGCAGGACGCGCGCGAATTCGGGTTGTCGGTGGGTGTCGCCCAGTCGAGCTGGGCGGCCCGCGGCGCATTCGGATTGCTGAGCATCGCGCGCCATGCCGACCGGCTGACGCCGGCCGAGATCAACATGCTGACGCTGCAGACGAATTGGCTCGCGAACCTGTCGCATTCGCTGATGAGCCGCTTCATGGTGCCGAAGCTGTCGCCCGCGGCGGGCGTCACGCTGACCGCGCGCGAGCGCGAGGTGCTGTGCTGGACGGCAGAGGGCAAGACTGCGTGCGAGATCGGCCAGATCCTCAGCATCTCGGAGCGGACGGTCAACTTCCACGTCAACAACATCCTCGAGAAGCTCGGCGCGACGAACAAGGTCCAGGCGGTCGTCAAGGCGATCTCCGCCGGGCTCATCGAGACACCCTGA
- a CDS encoding acyl-homoserine-lactone synthase encodes MRTFVHEEGRLPHELAADIGRYRRRVFVEQLGWALPSANESFERDQFDRDDTVYVFARNADGDMCGCARLLPTTRPYLLGSLFADLIAEDMPLPQSAAVWELSRFAATDDESGSGNAEWAVRPMLAAVVECAAQLGARQLIGVTFASMERLFRRIGIHAHRAGPPKQVDGRLVVACWIDIDPQTFAALGIEPGQASRQAIAA; translated from the coding sequence ATGCGGACCTTCGTTCACGAGGAAGGGCGGTTGCCACACGAACTTGCAGCGGATATCGGGCGCTACCGGCGCCGCGTGTTCGTCGAGCAGCTTGGTTGGGCGCTCCCGTCGGCGAACGAAAGTTTCGAGCGCGATCAGTTCGATCGCGACGATACCGTCTACGTGTTCGCGCGAAACGCCGACGGCGACATGTGCGGATGTGCGCGCCTGCTGCCCACGACGCGCCCGTATCTGCTGGGTTCGTTGTTCGCCGACCTGATCGCCGAGGACATGCCGCTGCCGCAATCAGCCGCTGTCTGGGAGCTGTCCAGGTTCGCGGCGACCGACGACGAAAGCGGTTCGGGCAATGCCGAATGGGCGGTGCGCCCGATGCTCGCGGCGGTCGTCGAATGCGCGGCGCAGCTTGGCGCGCGGCAGCTGATCGGCGTGACGTTCGCGAGCATGGAGCGGCTGTTTCGCCGGATCGGCATACACGCGCACCGCGCAGGCCCGCCGAAACAGGTGGACGGGCGTCTGGTGGTCGCGTGCTGGATCGATATCGATCCGCAAACGTTTGCCGCATTAGGAATCGAGCCGGGGCAGGCATCCCGGCAAGCCATCGCCGCCTGA
- a CDS encoding alpha-ketoglutarate-dependent dioxygenase AlkB family protein, with amino-acid sequence MSTPDLFADTPAPDVDWYPDWLAQPDADRVLAALIGEVAWRQDTIRTPRGRIPLPRLTALQGEPDAVYVYSGIRNVPAPWTPAVLELKRAVEATCGARFNSVLLNRYRNGLDSLGWHADNEPELGDAPVIASVSLGAMRVFDLRHRATGVTHAYRLVHGSLLVMRGRTQAEWQHRVPKAPGVQGERVNLTFRRVMPAGAER; translated from the coding sequence ATGTCGACGCCCGATCTTTTTGCCGACACGCCCGCGCCCGACGTGGACTGGTACCCGGACTGGCTTGCGCAGCCCGACGCCGATCGCGTGCTGGCCGCGCTGATCGGCGAGGTCGCGTGGCGGCAGGACACGATCCGCACGCCGCGCGGACGCATTCCGTTGCCGAGGCTCACCGCGTTGCAGGGCGAGCCGGACGCCGTTTACGTGTATTCGGGCATTCGCAACGTGCCCGCGCCGTGGACGCCAGCCGTGCTCGAACTGAAGCGGGCGGTCGAAGCGACGTGCGGCGCGCGTTTCAACAGCGTGCTGCTCAACCGCTACCGCAACGGGCTGGACAGCCTGGGCTGGCACGCGGACAACGAACCGGAACTCGGTGATGCGCCCGTGATTGCGTCGGTGAGCCTTGGCGCGATGCGCGTGTTCGATCTCCGTCATCGTGCGACGGGCGTCACGCATGCGTATCGCCTCGTGCACGGCAGCCTGCTCGTGATGCGCGGGCGCACGCAGGCCGAATGGCAGCATCGCGTGCCCAAGGCGCCGGGCGTGCAGGGCGAGCGGGTCAACCTGACGTTCCGGCGCGTGATGCCGGCCGGCGCGGAGCGCTAG
- a CDS encoding metallophosphoesterase, translated as MRSFFVRFIAIGVLFHLYVGIRIIPDAFASPVARTVAALVLASFVVLIPVGMFSRRFDEGWAATLVGWVGSLVMGFFSSLLALTLLREFVLLGVVVWRQFVHAGAWSGASGDTAVGVLAAAVLVTAIGFVGARRTAAVKRVSIPVAGLPAGLDGLTIVQLSDIHVGPTIKRPYIERIVRAVNALDADVVVVTGDVVDGSVKRLREHTAPLGRMKSRYGSFLVTGNHEYYAGAHAWIDEFRRIGLTVLLNEHVLIERGGARAVLAGVTDFAAGGFDPAHRSDPERALAGAPHDVGTKILLAHQPRSAEAANRAGFTVQLSGHTHGGQFLPWPPFVRLQQPVIGGLSRFGDLWLYTSRGTGYWGPPNRFGVPSEITLIRLTRG; from the coding sequence ATGCGAAGTTTCTTTGTCCGGTTCATTGCAATCGGCGTGTTGTTCCATCTGTATGTCGGGATACGGATCATTCCCGATGCGTTCGCGTCGCCGGTCGCGCGCACGGTCGCCGCGCTCGTGCTGGCGAGCTTCGTCGTGCTGATCCCGGTCGGCATGTTCTCGCGCCGCTTCGACGAAGGCTGGGCCGCGACGCTCGTCGGCTGGGTCGGCTCGCTCGTGATGGGCTTCTTCTCGTCGCTGCTCGCGCTGACGCTGCTGCGCGAATTCGTGCTGCTCGGCGTGGTCGTGTGGCGGCAGTTCGTGCATGCCGGCGCGTGGAGCGGAGCATCAGGCGATACGGCGGTCGGCGTGCTGGCGGCCGCGGTGCTCGTCACGGCGATCGGGTTCGTCGGCGCGCGCCGCACGGCGGCGGTCAAGCGGGTGTCGATTCCGGTCGCGGGGCTGCCCGCCGGCCTCGACGGGCTGACGATCGTGCAGCTGTCCGACATCCACGTCGGGCCGACGATCAAGCGGCCCTATATCGAACGGATCGTGCGTGCGGTCAACGCGCTCGATGCGGACGTCGTCGTCGTGACCGGCGACGTGGTCGACGGTTCGGTCAAGCGCCTGCGCGAGCACACGGCGCCGCTCGGCCGCATGAAGTCGCGGTACGGCAGCTTCCTCGTGACCGGCAACCACGAGTATTACGCGGGTGCGCATGCCTGGATCGACGAATTCCGGCGCATCGGGCTGACGGTGCTGCTGAACGAGCACGTGCTGATCGAGCGCGGCGGTGCGCGCGCGGTGCTCGCGGGCGTGACCGACTTCGCGGCGGGCGGCTTCGATCCCGCACATCGCAGCGACCCCGAACGGGCGCTGGCGGGCGCGCCGCACGACGTCGGCACGAAGATCCTGCTCGCGCACCAGCCGCGCAGCGCGGAAGCGGCGAACCGGGCCGGTTTTACCGTCCAGCTTTCAGGGCATACGCACGGCGGCCAGTTCCTGCCGTGGCCGCCGTTCGTGCGGCTGCAGCAGCCGGTGATCGGCGGGCTGAGCCGTTTCGGCGATCTGTGGCTCTATACGAGCCGCGGCACCGGATACTGGGGGCCGCCGAACCGCTTCGGCGTGCCGTCCGAGATCACGCTGATTCGCCTGACGCGCGGCTAG
- a CDS encoding TolC family protein, which translates to MRLPEPPAASIAAAALATAVALAGCATSSIDLAPEASDRPWQPQTSAAGEIVPAPPRASTQGAHDYTLPPTPALASVSPPAALDSAHAYTLPELIDLAESANPLTRIAWNDARNAALAVGIAKSAYLPKLSATAMGAYQASHGSTSTILGDSSSDTTVHGTISALSLQWLLFDFGGRAARVEAAEQASIASNVAFTAVHQQVIHDVTVAYYRYEAARSRALSAQQGLANADAILAASRARLRHGVGTVVELAQATQNRAQANLALVQANGTESDSYLALVSALGISPLSKPTIAALPKRPLPPALGSSVDAIVSDAIARRPDLQGAFALEKANRAKIKAAEAAFMPKIFLSASTSYASGGTAISALPAIGDQAPTVNLNGSRYGGGVFLGVTIPLYDGGLRSAVLMQARNDAQSASARLTRTKEEAVRQVVAAQNAVQTSLASHDAAKALVDAAQTSYDAALTAYRNGVGSVTDATIAQSQLLAARNAEVDSYAGALSAAAALALATGTIGSAQ; encoded by the coding sequence ATGCGCCTACCTGAACCGCCGGCCGCCTCGATCGCCGCCGCCGCCCTCGCGACCGCCGTCGCGCTGGCCGGCTGCGCGACGTCGTCGATCGATCTGGCGCCGGAGGCGTCCGACCGCCCGTGGCAGCCGCAAACATCGGCTGCGGGCGAGATCGTGCCCGCGCCGCCGCGCGCGTCCACGCAAGGCGCGCACGACTACACGCTGCCGCCCACGCCCGCGCTCGCGTCGGTATCGCCGCCGGCCGCGCTCGATTCCGCACATGCGTACACGCTGCCCGAACTGATCGACCTCGCCGAATCGGCGAACCCGCTGACCCGCATCGCATGGAACGACGCGCGCAACGCGGCGCTCGCGGTCGGCATCGCGAAATCCGCCTATCTGCCGAAGCTGTCCGCAACGGCCATGGGCGCGTACCAGGCGAGCCACGGCTCGACGTCGACGATCCTCGGCGATTCGTCGAGCGACACGACCGTGCACGGCACGATTTCAGCGCTGTCGCTGCAATGGCTGCTGTTCGATTTCGGCGGCCGCGCGGCGCGCGTCGAAGCGGCCGAGCAGGCATCGATCGCATCGAACGTCGCGTTCACGGCCGTGCACCAGCAGGTGATCCACGACGTGACCGTTGCGTACTACCGCTACGAAGCCGCGCGATCGCGCGCACTCAGCGCGCAGCAAGGCCTCGCGAACGCGGACGCGATCCTCGCGGCATCCCGCGCACGGCTCAGGCACGGCGTCGGCACGGTCGTCGAACTCGCGCAGGCGACGCAGAACCGCGCGCAGGCGAACCTCGCGCTCGTGCAGGCGAACGGCACGGAGAGCGACAGCTACCTTGCCCTCGTCTCCGCGCTCGGCATCTCGCCGCTGTCGAAGCCGACGATCGCCGCGCTGCCGAAGCGGCCGCTGCCGCCCGCGCTCGGTTCGTCGGTCGACGCGATCGTGTCGGACGCGATCGCGCGCCGCCCCGACCTGCAGGGCGCGTTCGCGCTCGAAAAGGCCAACCGCGCGAAGATCAAGGCCGCCGAGGCTGCGTTCATGCCGAAGATCTTCCTGTCCGCATCGACGTCGTATGCGAGCGGCGGCACGGCGATCTCCGCGCTGCCGGCGATCGGCGACCAGGCGCCGACCGTCAATCTGAACGGCAGCCGCTACGGCGGCGGCGTGTTCCTCGGCGTGACGATCCCGCTGTACGACGGCGGGCTGCGCTCGGCCGTGCTGATGCAGGCGCGCAACGATGCGCAAAGCGCCTCCGCGCGCCTCACGCGGACCAAGGAGGAAGCCGTCCGCCAGGTCGTCGCCGCGCAGAACGCGGTGCAGACGAGCCTCGCATCGCACGATGCCGCGAAGGCGCTCGTCGATGCCGCGCAGACGAGCTACGACGCGGCGCTGACCGCGTACCGGAACGGCGTCGGTTCGGTGACCGACGCGACGATCGCGCAGAGCCAGCTGCTCGCGGCCCGGAATGCGGAGGTCGACAGCTATGCCGGTGCGCTGTCGGCGGCTGCCGCGCTCGCGCTCGCCACGGGGACGATCGGGTCGGCGCAGTAG
- the mdtN gene encoding multidrug transporter subunit MdtN: MKAAGNARPSMKGRVIALAIVALGIAALAYAYHRTTAFPSTDDASIDADVVHVASPVGGRIVRLAVHENQRVAKGDLLYEIDPVPYRLTVAQAQADLELARASLDTRRRSLIGERSNASVAAEQVKRATQNADLATRDVNRLAPLAAQGYVSAQQFDQAKVRQRDAAVSLAQAQEQQRASAQTIGDEADAIATLHAREAALARAQHALDDTVVRAPHDGLVTGLTVLAGETLAPNQSIFTLIDASEWFAVGNFRETALNRIEVGDCATVYSMIDRSRPMTGKVVGIGAGIADSARINLPRSLPIVQNSVNWVHVAQRFPVRVKLDEPDGKLVRVGASAIVEVRHGSACR; this comes from the coding sequence ATGAAGGCCGCCGGAAACGCCCGCCCCTCCATGAAAGGCCGCGTGATCGCGCTCGCGATCGTCGCGCTCGGCATCGCGGCACTCGCGTACGCGTACCACCGCACGACCGCCTTCCCGTCCACCGACGATGCGTCGATCGACGCGGACGTCGTGCACGTTGCATCGCCCGTCGGCGGGCGCATCGTGCGGCTCGCGGTGCATGAAAACCAGCGCGTCGCGAAAGGCGACCTGCTGTACGAAATCGATCCCGTGCCGTACCGGCTGACGGTGGCACAGGCGCAGGCCGATCTCGAACTCGCGCGCGCATCGCTCGACACGCGGCGCCGTTCACTGATCGGCGAACGCTCGAACGCGTCGGTCGCCGCCGAGCAGGTCAAGCGCGCGACGCAGAACGCCGATCTCGCGACGCGCGACGTGAACCGGCTCGCGCCGCTCGCCGCGCAGGGCTATGTCAGCGCGCAGCAGTTCGACCAGGCGAAGGTGCGCCAGCGCGATGCGGCCGTGTCGCTCGCGCAGGCCCAGGAACAACAGCGCGCATCCGCACAGACGATCGGCGACGAAGCCGATGCGATCGCGACGCTGCATGCGCGCGAGGCCGCACTGGCCCGCGCGCAGCACGCGCTCGACGATACGGTCGTGCGCGCGCCGCACGACGGGCTCGTGACGGGCCTGACCGTCCTCGCCGGCGAAACCCTGGCGCCGAACCAGTCCATCTTCACGCTAATCGACGCGAGCGAATGGTTCGCCGTCGGCAACTTCCGCGAGACGGCGCTGAACCGCATCGAGGTCGGCGATTGCGCGACCGTCTATTCGATGATCGACCGCAGCCGCCCGATGACGGGCAAGGTCGTCGGCATCGGCGCGGGCATCGCGGACAGCGCCCGCATCAACCTGCCGCGCTCGCTGCCGATCGTGCAGAACTCGGTGAACTGGGTGCACGTCGCGCAGCGCTTCCCCGTGCGCGTGAAGCTCGACGAACCCGACGGCAAGCTCGTGCGCGTCGGCGCGAGCGCGATCGTCGAGGTCCGGCATGGCTCAGCCTGCCGCTGA
- a CDS encoding FUSC family protein, giving the protein MAQPAADVRSPGPREVLRLLVPFPGRAAMAVRVALICALVVLVTSGYGTPEAAISAYVVFFLNRADRVTSVVLAVAMLLLVTVVIALVMGVAIFSIDYSILRVACMTVMSVGLLYLTSASKLRPVGAILAMIVGFGLDQLGLAPFGEAATRALLYAWLMVAIPVGVAIVVNLLIAPSPRKLAQAQLAKRLRLAAQRLRGDHDHDARAAFDASLREGDKQLLTWLKLSKLEGSSSAADVVALRQAIASSTALLVAVALADREPDARLPDAFAAPIATTLDEMAAILEQGGYPVDVTLALPATDALPPLARVVATDLHTAITHFAEPAAADTAAAPAQPAAPSAPPAPRGGFFLPDARTNPDHVRYALKTTAAAMFCYLLYSQLDWSGIHTCFITCYMVSLGSTAETVEKLTLRIAGCIVGALLGTAALVFVVPSLSSIGELMALVFAGAWLAAWVAFGSPRIAYAGFQVAFAFFLCVIQGAGPGFDLTLARDRTIGILLGNVVVYLVFTRIWPVSIGKQIDTALAALLDQWRRLAQIAQPAERRALAAEAFARHGAISQELGLIHYEPSWVRPAATWLAARRRALAELGALEGPLFLLAERAPGDAAIGAQLARVADLRDDEAAPRTDAPAPSGDAPADPARDALLHLIDARLAHIADAARQATPKEPVPHAPT; this is encoded by the coding sequence ATGGCTCAGCCTGCCGCTGACGTCCGCTCGCCGGGCCCGCGCGAAGTCCTGCGACTGCTCGTGCCGTTTCCGGGGCGCGCGGCGATGGCCGTGCGCGTCGCGCTGATCTGCGCGCTGGTCGTGCTCGTGACGAGCGGGTACGGCACGCCGGAAGCCGCGATTTCCGCATACGTCGTGTTCTTCCTGAACCGAGCCGACCGCGTGACGAGCGTCGTGCTCGCGGTCGCGATGCTGCTGCTCGTCACGGTCGTGATCGCGCTCGTGATGGGCGTCGCGATCTTCAGCATCGACTATTCGATCCTCCGCGTCGCGTGCATGACCGTGATGTCGGTCGGGCTGCTCTACCTGACATCGGCGAGTAAGCTGCGCCCGGTCGGCGCGATCCTCGCGATGATCGTCGGCTTCGGGCTCGACCAGCTCGGCCTCGCGCCGTTCGGTGAAGCGGCGACGCGCGCGCTGCTCTATGCATGGCTGATGGTCGCGATCCCGGTCGGCGTCGCGATCGTCGTCAACCTGCTGATCGCGCCGTCGCCGCGCAAGCTCGCGCAAGCGCAGCTCGCGAAGCGGCTGCGGCTCGCGGCGCAACGACTGCGCGGCGATCATGACCACGACGCACGCGCCGCGTTCGACGCAAGCCTGCGCGAAGGCGACAAGCAGCTGCTCACGTGGCTCAAGCTGTCGAAGCTCGAAGGCTCGTCGTCGGCTGCCGATGTCGTCGCACTGCGGCAGGCCATCGCGTCGAGCACCGCGCTGCTCGTGGCCGTCGCGCTCGCCGACCGCGAGCCCGATGCCCGGCTGCCCGACGCGTTCGCCGCCCCGATCGCCACGACGCTCGACGAGATGGCCGCCATCCTCGAACAGGGCGGCTATCCGGTCGATGTGACGCTCGCGCTGCCGGCCACCGATGCGCTGCCGCCGCTCGCGCGCGTCGTCGCAACCGACCTGCACACTGCGATCACGCATTTCGCGGAACCGGCCGCGGCCGATACGGCCGCCGCGCCGGCGCAGCCCGCCGCGCCGTCTGCGCCCCCCGCCCCGCGCGGCGGCTTCTTCCTGCCCGACGCACGCACCAATCCCGACCACGTCCGCTACGCACTGAAAACGACGGCCGCGGCGATGTTCTGCTACCTGCTGTACTCGCAGCTCGACTGGTCGGGCATCCATACCTGCTTCATCACCTGCTACATGGTGTCGCTCGGCTCGACGGCCGAAACGGTCGAGAAGCTCACGCTGCGCATCGCCGGCTGCATCGTCGGCGCGCTGCTCGGCACCGCCGCGCTGGTGTTCGTCGTGCCGTCGCTGTCGTCGATCGGCGAGCTGATGGCGCTCGTATTCGCCGGCGCGTGGCTCGCCGCGTGGGTCGCCTTCGGGTCGCCGCGCATCGCGTATGCGGGCTTCCAGGTCGCGTTCGCGTTCTTCCTGTGCGTGATCCAGGGCGCCGGCCCCGGCTTCGACCTGACGCTCGCGCGCGACCGCACGATCGGCATCCTGCTCGGCAACGTGGTCGTGTATCTCGTGTTCACGCGGATCTGGCCCGTCAGCATCGGCAAGCAGATCGACACGGCGCTCGCGGCGCTGCTCGACCAGTGGCGGCGCCTCGCGCAGATCGCGCAGCCGGCCGAGCGGCGCGCGCTGGCCGCCGAAGCGTTCGCGCGCCACGGCGCGATTTCGCAGGAACTCGGGCTGATCCACTACGAACCGTCGTGGGTGCGGCCGGCCGCCACGTGGCTCGCCGCGCGGCGGCGCGCGCTCGCGGAACTCGGCGCGCTCGAAGGCCCGCTGTTCCTGCTCGCCGAGCGCGCGCCGGGCGACGCGGCGATCGGCGCGCAGCTCGCGCGCGTGGCCGACCTGCGCGACGACGAAGCCGCGCCTCGGACGGACGCCCCCGCGCCGTCGGGCGACGCCCCCGCCGACCCCGCGCGCGACGCGCTGCTGCACCTGATCGACGCGCGGCTCGCGCATATCGCCGACGCCGCCCGCCAAGCCACACCGAAGGAGCCCGTCCCTCATGCGCCTACCTGA
- a CDS encoding VOC family protein, with protein sequence MHAHLRIARPVANLTRTERMYRDALDLSVLARFEDHDGFSGVMLGRKGLDYHFEFTHCPDHPIAPSPTPEDLIVFYLPDRPEWEAACERATAHGFMPVTSFNPYWDISGQTFEDADGYRIVLQNADWR encoded by the coding sequence TTGCACGCACACCTGCGCATTGCCCGCCCGGTTGCCAACCTCACCAGAACCGAGCGCATGTATCGCGACGCCCTCGACTTGTCGGTACTCGCACGCTTTGAAGATCACGACGGCTTTTCCGGCGTCATGCTCGGACGCAAAGGGCTCGACTACCACTTCGAATTCACGCACTGTCCGGACCATCCGATCGCGCCGTCCCCGACGCCGGAGGACCTGATCGTGTTCTACCTGCCCGATCGTCCGGAATGGGAAGCCGCATGCGAGCGCGCGACTGCGCACGGCTTCATGCCCGTGACGTCGTTCAATCCATATTGGGATATATCAGGCCAGACATTCGAGGACGCAGACGGCTACCGGATCGTGCTGCAGAATGCCGACTGGCGTTGA
- a CDS encoding MgtC/SapB family protein translates to MTFDFALRLFTAFACGVAIGLERQMRQRTAGLRTITLVASGACLFVTLGVLTGNGVAGVTQIAAYVVSGVGFLGGGVIMRDKGSIQGINTAATLWCSAAVGVLSGSGHYVPALAGTGVVLLTNTVLRGVSQAINATPVSNADLVREYQITVICLAADEVHIRTLLSNSMYAKPLSFQSLTSEDVPDQPDRLKVTATLKLHPKDQPKLEQIASRISMEKSISSVSWTAKEAEPMME, encoded by the coding sequence ATGACTTTCGATTTCGCACTCCGTCTTTTCACCGCGTTCGCCTGCGGCGTCGCGATCGGCCTCGAGCGCCAGATGCGCCAGCGCACGGCCGGCCTGCGCACGATCACGCTCGTCGCGAGCGGCGCATGCCTGTTCGTCACGCTCGGCGTACTGACCGGCAACGGCGTTGCGGGGGTCACGCAGATCGCCGCGTACGTCGTGTCGGGCGTCGGCTTTCTCGGCGGCGGCGTGATCATGCGCGACAAAGGCTCGATCCAGGGCATCAACACGGCCGCGACGCTGTGGTGCTCGGCTGCGGTCGGCGTGCTGTCCGGTTCCGGTCATTACGTGCCCGCGCTCGCCGGCACGGGCGTCGTGCTGCTCACCAATACCGTGCTGCGGGGCGTCAGCCAGGCGATCAACGCGACACCCGTGTCGAATGCCGATCTCGTGCGCGAATACCAGATCACCGTGATCTGCCTGGCCGCCGACGAAGTGCACATCCGCACGCTGCTGTCCAACTCGATGTACGCGAAGCCGCTATCGTTCCAGAGCCTCACGAGCGAGGACGTCCCCGACCAGCCGGACCGTTTGAAGGTGACCGCGACGCTGAAGCTGCATCCGAAGGATCAACCGAAGCTCGAGCAGATCGCGAGCCGGATAAGCATGGAGAAGAGCATTTCCAGCGTGAGCTGGACCGCGAAGGAAGCGGAGCCGATGATGGAATGA
- the gspI gene encoding type II secretion system minor pseudopilin GspI — MCDDRTDTNCHGRGGSRTARAPQRGFTLIEVLIALAIVAVALGAVMRAIGALASDTDMARMRLLALWSADNALGEIRIASTWPSVGTNTFACPQGRYRFVCRQSVAALPSPLVRRVTVSVYPSASSRNVLAEVVTVIQNEARR, encoded by the coding sequence ATGTGCGACGACAGAACCGACACCAACTGCCATGGGCGCGGCGGATCGCGCACGGCGCGGGCGCCGCAACGGGGATTCACGCTGATCGAGGTGCTGATCGCACTGGCGATCGTCGCGGTGGCGCTCGGCGCCGTGATGCGCGCGATCGGCGCGCTCGCGTCGGACACCGATATGGCCCGCATGCGCCTGCTCGCGTTATGGAGCGCCGACAATGCGCTCGGCGAAATCCGCATCGCGTCGACCTGGCCGTCCGTCGGCACGAACACGTTCGCGTGTCCGCAGGGCCGCTACCGGTTCGTGTGCCGCCAGTCGGTGGCCGCGCTGCCGAGCCCGCTGGTGCGCCGCGTGACGGTGAGCGTCTATCCGTCCGCGTCGAGCCGCAACGTGCTCGCCGAAGTCGTCACGGTGATCCAGAATGAAGCGCGCCGCTGA